CAACGACGGCGTGCCGGATGCGTCGGATAACTGCCCGCAGGTCCACAACCCGGGTCAGGAAGATCTCGACAATGACAATATCGGCGATGTCTGTGACGATGATATCGACGGCGACGGTCTGGCCAATGCCGACGAAGCCGATATAGGCAGCAATCCCATGCTTGCCGACAGCGACGGTGACGGGGTGAGCGATTTTGCCGAGGTACACGAGGGGGGTGGCACGGTAGCTAATCCTGCTGATACCGATGGCGATCAAGTCCCTGATGTTCTGGACGACGATGATGATGGCGACGGCATTCTCACGATTGAAGAAGACACCAACGGCAACGGCGATCCGACTGATGATGACATCGATTCGGACCTAGTAGCCAATTATCTCGACATCGATTCCGACGGCGATCAGGTTCCTGATATGACTGACAACTGCCCCTTTGCGGCGAATCCGGGGCAGGAGGATTCCGACCAGGACGGTATCGGAGACGCTTGTGATAACAGCGGGTGCTGTCTCACGCGGGTCGGCGATGCCAACCAGTCGGGAGAAGACGAGCCGTCGATCGGTGATGTTACGGTCATGATAGATGCCAAGTTCATCAGTGGTACCTGTACGGGGATACTTCCCTGCCTTGAAGAGGCGGATATCAACCAGTCTGGCGGTTCGAATCCTGTCTGTGAGGATATCTCGATTGGCGATATAACGATTCTGATCGACTACTTGTTCATCACCGGCCCGGCGCTGGGATTGCCCAACTGTTTATAGAAGAATGCGGAACCGCGTGGCAGGTTCGTGGTGTGACCTGCCACGCCTGGGTTGTACAGTCAACTTTTGAGAAGATATACTGCCCCCAGTTTTCTGCGAAAGTCCCGTGCGCGAGCCGCGCGAGTGTACATAGAACACTTCCTTGGAATGGCTTGTCACGCTCCGGCTTGGCGGTAAAGGCGAGCTCATTCCAAAGGCGCTCGCTGGCATGCTTCCGCGTGAAGTCAGGAACCATCCTGTACTGATTCCCGACTTGTGAGGTTTTGTTTTGCTACCGTCAGTTTTGGTAATGATAATTGTTCTCACTCCTGGTAAGCTCAGTTCTTAGTAACAACGACCGCGCAGCCTCTGTTTTCAGTTGACAGACTTGTCTGTCGTCCTCTATAATAAATAAGTAATACCAGCCGCACCTAGAACACACAAGTCACCTTAAACCTGTAAGTACTAGTGGAGGAATCGCTATGCGTAAGGCAAGTCTTCAAACGATTCCGGCGCTCACTCTTTCCCTTCTGGCGTTGTCAACTTTGGTTTCCCCGAGAGTCGGCGCTGGGGTTCCGTACCAAATCAACTACCAGGGTCATCTTTATGATGACCAGGGCACCCCAATGACAGGTGTTCATGACTTCGTCTTCAGGATGTACGATGCCGAACTGGGTGGAAATGAGCTTTGGTCGGAGGAGCATCTTGACGTTCCTGTAAACAACGGCCTTGTCGAGGTCATTCTCGGCTCGGTCAATTACATTACGCCTGATATTGTCACGCCACCCTACTCGCCCACGGAGTCTTTTTTCGACGTTTTTGCTGAGATCACTGTTGACGGTGAGGTGATGCAACCTCGGTTTCTACTTAGCAGTGTGCCCTATGCCATGATAACCCACCGAGTTAACGGTGACATCACGACTTCGCCAGGGAGCCTTAGCATGAGCGAGCAAATAGGTCTTAACTACCAAGAAATCTCATGGGCAACCATGGGCGGGCAGAGTTATGGCGAAATGGAAGCATCCGATGGATTCTCCATTACCAAGGCATACGACAAAGCAACACCGTTGCTTTATGAGTCAATGGCAAAGAAGAAGAGTATCGGTGGCTCTGATTCACTTCTGATTATGATGTTGATTGAAAGTGACACCATCTGGTTCTCTGCGGAGGCGGTCGGGGGACCGTCGGTTACCAAAATAATCGACAAGGCTTCTCCCGGTCTGCTGGAATCGTCAATGGAGGCAACTGACGGTGTCGCGATAACCAAGGCCTACGACAAAGCAACACCGAAGCTTTATGAGTCAATGGCAAAGAAGAAGAGTGTCGGAGGCCCTGATTCCGTTCTGATGATGAGCTTGATTCAGAGCGACAGTATCTGGTTCATGACGGCGGCAACGGACGGAAGCAGCATGACCAGCAAGACCGACAAGTCGTCGCCACAGCTCTTCCAGTCGCTGGTGCAGTCGGGCGAGGGACCAGCGGTCACCAAGATGTTCGACAAGGCGTCTCCGGGCCTGCTCGAAGCGTCGATGGAGGCAACCGACGGCATCTCAGTAGCCAAAGTCTATGATAAGGCTACCCCCAAGCTGGCCGGCTGGAATATCATCGTGAATAAGGGAGGAGTGTTCTCCGGCGACTCGGTTCTGATAATCGCGGAGACCGACACCGTTGCGACCCGTATGGCAATGATGACAACAGGCCCCACTCACAAGAACGAAATCGAACTGTTGACGGGCCATATGGAACAGGTCAGCTTCACCATGAAGCGCGATGGCGGCGGGGAATCGGAGACGATTCAAATCAGGGAATCGCCCACTCGCGCGGGCATGGAGATGCTCAAAGTCTCGTCGCTCTTGCCCGGCGATCCTCCGGACACCAACGTGCAGGTATATGCAACCAGTGAGGGCGGCTCCATGGCTATTTCCAATGTCGGTGGCACAGACGGAGACGGCCTGCAAATCACTGTCACCGATGACGACAACACACTAAGGCTTCGGCACGGCGGCGCGAACACCGGAGTTTACCTTGAATCGGACCCGGTCAACGGTGGCCGGGTCGGCGTCAACAACGAAGCCCCAAGCGAAGCATTGCAGGTAAGTGGGAACATATGTGCGTCCGGGACGATCGGAGTGTGCTCAGACGCGAGGTTCAAGGACGACGTGGAGACCATCGCCGGAGCTCTAGACGTGGTCGAACACCTGCGGGGCATCCGTTTCAGATGGAAGAGCGCGCAATTCCCGCAGCATCGCTTCACGGGTGACTCTCAGGTCGGGTTTGTCGCCCAGGAGATCGTGGAAGTCATTCCTGAAGTCGTGTCGAAAGGCAGCGACGGGTATTACAGTGTCGATTACGGCAAACTGACGCCGCTGCTGGTCGAGGCGATCAAGGAACTGAAAGCACAAAACGACGAACTGCGGCACCGGCTCGAAGCGCTGGAAAAGGCCAGTCACTAGCTGCCGCCGGTGAGAAGGAGCAGTTTTATGAAATCGTCAAGCCTCCCGAGTTTATTGTCGGCGCTTCTCGGATCACTGGCCGTCGGGTTGACACTCGTAGCAGCGACGCCGTCGACGTCAACTGGAAAGAGCATCCGATGCCAGGTTTTCTC
This window of the Candidatus Zixiibacteriota bacterium genome carries:
- a CDS encoding choice-of-anchor V domain-containing protein; translated protein: MKRHRIVIISLAMVLMGSIVLSFSTGPPDAHTGAPGEANCTACHTSFPVNSGNGSLTITTPATYISGETITVAVQLADPGQSRWGFEVTALNASNQPAGNLVVTELTRTQKTTAMSGRQYIKHTLTGTNQIGPNPESQWTFQWTATGLASGPITFYAAGNAANNNGFSSGDFIYTTSRTVTEVIPDADNDGVPDASDNCPQVHNPGQEDLDNDNIGDVCDDDIDGDGLANADEADIGSNPMLADSDGDGVSDFAEVHEGGGTVANPADTDGDQVPDVLDDDDDGDGILTIEEDTNGNGDPTDDDIDSDLVANYLDIDSDGDQVPDMTDNCPFAANPGQEDSDQDGIGDACDNSGCCLTRVGDANQSGEDEPSIGDVTVMIDAKFISGTCTGILPCLEEADINQSGGSNPVCEDISIGDITILIDYLFITGPALGLPNCL
- a CDS encoding tail fiber domain-containing protein — encoded protein: MRKASLQTIPALTLSLLALSTLVSPRVGAGVPYQINYQGHLYDDQGTPMTGVHDFVFRMYDAELGGNELWSEEHLDVPVNNGLVEVILGSVNYITPDIVTPPYSPTESFFDVFAEITVDGEVMQPRFLLSSVPYAMITHRVNGDITTSPGSLSMSEQIGLNYQEISWATMGGQSYGEMEASDGFSITKAYDKATPLLYESMAKKKSIGGSDSLLIMMLIESDTIWFSAEAVGGPSVTKIIDKASPGLLESSMEATDGVAITKAYDKATPKLYESMAKKKSVGGPDSVLMMSLIQSDSIWFMTAATDGSSMTSKTDKSSPQLFQSLVQSGEGPAVTKMFDKASPGLLEASMEATDGISVAKVYDKATPKLAGWNIIVNKGGVFSGDSVLIIAETDTVATRMAMMTTGPTHKNEIELLTGHMEQVSFTMKRDGGGESETIQIRESPTRAGMEMLKVSSLLPGDPPDTNVQVYATSEGGSMAISNVGGTDGDGLQITVTDDDNTLRLRHGGANTGVYLESDPVNGGRVGVNNEAPSEALQVSGNICASGTIGVCSDARFKDDVETIAGALDVVEHLRGIRFRWKSAQFPQHRFTGDSQVGFVAQEIVEVIPEVVSKGSDGYYSVDYGKLTPLLVEAIKELKAQNDELRHRLEALEKASH